One window of Pseudodesulfovibrio profundus genomic DNA carries:
- a CDS encoding recombinase family protein, producing the protein MNVGYVRVSTVEQNPDRQLEGLTRRAQLDKLFQDQASAGSTDRPGLDAALSFVRAGDVLHVHSIDRLARNLQDLQGIVQDLNGRGVAIVFNREGLTFEADEKGDPMGRLMLQMMGAFAEFERSLIRERQAEGIARAKAKGVYKGRKRQLTDDQVAEILERKEAGERVAALAREYGVSRTTVYTRLQEVGV; encoded by the coding sequence ATGAATGTTGGATATGTGCGAGTTTCAACGGTCGAACAGAATCCGGATCGCCAGCTCGAAGGGCTAACGCGCCGGGCCCAGCTCGACAAACTATTTCAAGACCAGGCCAGCGCCGGCAGTACCGACCGCCCGGGCCTTGATGCTGCCCTGTCCTTCGTCAGGGCCGGTGACGTGCTTCATGTGCATTCCATCGACCGGCTCGCTCGGAATCTTCAGGACCTGCAAGGGATCGTGCAGGATCTCAACGGGCGTGGCGTGGCCATCGTCTTCAACCGCGAAGGCCTCACCTTTGAGGCCGACGAGAAGGGCGATCCCATGGGACGGCTCATGCTACAAATGATGGGCGCTTTCGCCGAGTTCGAGCGGTCACTGATCCGCGAGCGCCAGGCCGAAGGAATTGCCCGGGCCAAGGCCAAGGGCGTTTATAAAGGCCGGAAACGGCAGCTCACCGATGACCAGGTGGCCGAGATCCTGGAGAGGAAGGAGGCTGGGGAGCGCGTGGCCGCGCTTGCAAGAGAGTACGGCGTCAGCCGCACGACAGTTTACACCAGGCTTCAGGAGGTCGGCGTATGA
- a CDS encoding IS1380 family transposase, protein MLITDIKRNEGNNIGHVGLALIGEMARVCGLDTLVDRLGPGKAPQIKEREIFRTLVGLMCQGKTDFDHVREYYGDDFFATSLGLGRVPSAEILRQRFQRIALETDLDAQLPRCSVELWKKTGMQPELIEMTRDDNKKEHWVRLDIDVSIFDNADTEKEGASATYDKRFGFAPIFAHLGGGWMVNGKLRPGSSHSSCEGTDEFILESLGYAKSMVDANILVVADSGFDSKERLETLCTQARTGFIIKHNLRREPVTGWLATAKEHAQKVENFVTSREKGRIYRGFVMREIGKKKRPVRQIFEVTEVLSKDGVFMMIPEVRVCVLWTNLEFDADQALKLYRKRGTSEQHHGEFKTEMDMERLPSGKFAVNAAFLRLGMLVYNMLRVASVDLVVARMLGLKKANRRRTKTVMRSMMSICARITRHARKVILHVSCPEPWFKVVSDLFYRLKTA, encoded by the coding sequence ATGCTCATCACCGATATCAAGCGAAACGAAGGAAACAACATTGGCCACGTCGGCCTGGCTCTGATCGGCGAGATGGCCAGGGTGTGCGGTCTGGATACACTGGTCGACCGTCTTGGGCCTGGAAAAGCTCCGCAGATCAAGGAGCGTGAAATTTTCCGCACATTGGTCGGCCTCATGTGCCAAGGCAAAACGGATTTCGACCATGTTCGTGAGTACTACGGCGACGATTTCTTCGCGACCAGCCTTGGCCTTGGACGCGTTCCTTCCGCCGAAATTTTGCGGCAACGGTTTCAGCGGATCGCCTTGGAAACTGACCTGGATGCCCAGTTGCCCCGCTGCTCGGTCGAACTGTGGAAGAAGACCGGAATGCAGCCTGAACTCATTGAAATGACCAGGGACGACAACAAGAAAGAGCACTGGGTGCGCCTTGATATCGACGTCAGCATTTTTGATAACGCCGACACCGAGAAGGAAGGTGCCAGCGCGACGTACGACAAGAGATTCGGCTTCGCTCCGATCTTTGCTCATCTTGGTGGCGGCTGGATGGTCAACGGCAAGCTTCGCCCCGGGTCGAGCCATTCCAGTTGCGAGGGCACGGATGAGTTCATCCTGGAGAGCCTCGGGTACGCCAAGTCCATGGTGGATGCGAACATCCTCGTGGTGGCCGACAGCGGATTTGACAGCAAGGAGCGTCTGGAGACTCTGTGCACGCAGGCGCGCACCGGCTTCATCATCAAGCACAATCTGCGCAGGGAGCCGGTGACCGGCTGGCTCGCCACGGCCAAGGAGCACGCGCAGAAAGTAGAGAATTTCGTAACGTCCCGAGAAAAAGGTCGGATCTACCGGGGCTTCGTGATGCGTGAGATCGGCAAAAAGAAAAGGCCGGTCCGCCAGATTTTCGAGGTCACGGAAGTGTTGAGCAAGGACGGTGTGTTCATGATGATTCCAGAGGTCCGCGTCTGCGTATTGTGGACTAACCTGGAATTTGATGCCGACCAGGCTTTGAAACTGTATCGCAAGCGGGGCACCAGCGAGCAGCATCACGGGGAATTCAAGACCGAGATGGACATGGAACGCCTGCCGTCGGGCAAGTTTGCCGTGAATGCCGCCTTCCTGCGCTTGGGCATGCTGGTCTACAACATGCTTCGGGTAGCCTCCGTGGACTTGGTTGTGGCTCGGATGCTGGGGCTGAAAAAAGCCAACCGTCGCAGAACCAAGACGGTCATGCGGAGCATGATGAGCATTTGTGCTCGGATCACCCGCCATGCACGCAAGGTAATCCTGCATGTCTCCTGCCCGGAGCCATGGTTCAAGGTGGTCTCTGACCTGTTCTATCGTCTCAAGACGGCGTAA